A DNA window from Hydractinia symbiolongicarpus strain clone_291-10 chromosome 6, HSymV2.1, whole genome shotgun sequence contains the following coding sequences:
- the LOC130647153 gene encoding uncharacterized protein LOC130647153, with amino-acid sequence MSQAIAEPKINEANFHMKSKNNTGRDRNHEIHMNVVEDRSSEGASNENGVVETGIERNNSEEGSFIVILPDNGDNEVEESIEIEESIEVEESNASETHSGCSCNCHGENAGVNDASARADFNGSNETTSSGSDMNNPVEQKISTLNTEEKKAFYVNASFASGKSLPSYDSLGEYILQDEPPKYQDVTGKQIRDLEENTTPAAAVQAETPWSKAKRRMACFLITLAILAVTSLLIYLSITGRTPTEVFSKTPIVDPDEGMNGRPRR; translated from the exons ATGTCTCAGGCTATTGCTGAGCCTAAAATAAACGAGGCAAATTTTCATATGAAGTCTAAAAATAACACAGGACGTGATAGAAACCATGAAATTCATATGAACGTGGTAGAAGATCGAAGTTCAGAAGGTGCTTCAAATGAAAATGGTGTGGTAGAAACTGGTATTGAGAGGAACAATTCAGAAGAAGGTAGTTTTATTGTTATTCTCCCAGATAATGGCGATAACGAAGTTGAGGAAAGTATTGAAATTGAAGAAAGTATTGAAGTCGAGGAAAGTAATGCAAGCGAGACGCACAGTGGCTGTTCGTGCAATTGTCATGGAGAGAACGCTGGAGTAAATGATGCATCAGCACGTGCAGATTTCAATGGTAGCAACGAAACTACAAGTAGTGGCAGTGACATGAATAACCCTGTTGAACAAAAGATATCAACATTAAATACTGAAGAAAAGAAAGCATTTTACGTAAACGCGTCATTTGCTTCAGGAAAATCACTTCCGTCTTACGATAGTTTGGGAGAGTATATACTCCAAGACGAGCCACCTAAATATCAAGATGTGACTGGAAAACAAATTCGAGATCTT gagGAAAATACGACTCCAGCAGCAGCTGTTCAAGCAGAAACACCATGGTCAAAAGCAAAACGAAGAATGGCATGCTTTCTGATAACATTGGCCATTTTAGCAGTGACGTCTTTGTTGATATACCTTTCAATTACGGGACGCACTCCAACAGAAGT ATTTAGTAAAACACCAATCGTAGATCCTGACGAAGGAATGAACGGTCGTCCAAGGAGATAA